A genome region from Triticum aestivum cultivar Chinese Spring chromosome 2B, IWGSC CS RefSeq v2.1, whole genome shotgun sequence includes the following:
- the LOC123045447 gene encoding histone H3.2: MARTKQTARKSTGGKAPRKQLATKAARKSAPATGGVKKPHRFRPGTVALREIRKYQKSTELLIRKLPFQRLVREIAQDFKTDLRFQSSAVSALQEAAEAYLVGLFEDTNLCAIHAKRVTIMPKDIQLARRIRGERA, encoded by the coding sequence ATGGCCCGCACCAAGCAGACGGCGCGCAAGTCCACCGGCGGGAAGGCGCCGCGGAAGCAGCTGGCGACGAAGGCGGCGCGCAAGTCGGCGCCGGCCACCGGCGGCGTGAAGAAGCCGCACAGGTTCCGCCCCGGAACCGTCGCCCTGCGCGAGATCCGCAAGTACCAGAAGAGCACGGAGCTGCTGATCCGGAAGCTGCCGTTCCAGCGGCTGGTGCGGGAGATCGCGCAGGACTTCAAGACGGACCTCCGGTTCCAGTCGTCCGCCGTGTCCGCGCTGCAGGAGGCCGCGGAGGCGTACCTGGTGGGGCTCTTCGAGGACACCAACCTCTGCGCCATCCACGCCAAGAGGGTCACcatcatgcccaaggacatccaGCTCGCCCGCCGCATCAGGGGCGAGAGGGCCTGA